In Jaculus jaculus isolate mJacJac1 chromosome 4, mJacJac1.mat.Y.cur, whole genome shotgun sequence, a single genomic region encodes these proteins:
- the Ssb gene encoding lupus La protein → MAENGGNEKMAALEAKICHQIEYYFGDFNLPRDKFLKEQIKLDEGWVPLEIMIKFNRLNRLTTDFKVIVEALSKSKAKLMEISADKTKIRRSPSKPLPEVTDEYKNDVKNRSVYIKGFPTDATLDDIKEWLEDKGQILNIQMRRTLHKTFKGSIFAVFDSIHSAKKFVETRGQKYKGTDLLILFKDDYFAKKNEERKQNKVDAKLRARQDQEGRHKLGHAEMRSLEGKIGCLLKFSGDLDDQTCREDLHILFSNHGEIKWIDFVRGAKEGIILFKEKAKDALEKAKKANNGSLQLRNKKVSWKVLEGHVERDALKKIIEDQQESLSKWKAKGRRFKGKGKGNRGAHPGSAKGKVHFQGRRTRFDSDSDRGPMKRGRDDRDRGEPASKYQKTENGSRDK, encoded by the exons TATTATTTTGGAGACTTCAATTTGCCACGGGACaaatttttaaaggaacaaaTTAAATTGGATGAAGGCTGGGTACCTTtggaaataatgataaaattcaACAG GTTAAATCGTCTAACAACAGATTTTAAAGTAATAGTGGAAGCACTGAGCAAATCTAAGGCAAAACTCATGGAAATCAGTGCAGATAAAACTAAAATCAGACGGTCTCCAAGCAAACCCCTCCCTGAAGTGACTGATGAGtataaaaatgatgtaaaaaaCAGATCTGTTTATATT AAAGGCTTTCCTACTGATGCAACCCTTGATGACATAAAAGAATGGCTGGAAGATAAAGGGCAAATATTAAATATTCAGATGAGAAGAACATTGCACAAAACATTTAAG ggatcAATATTTGCTGTGTTTGATAGCATTCACTCAGCCAAGAAGTTTGTAGAAACCCGTGGCCAGAAATACAAAGGCACAGACCTACTAATACTTTTTAA AGACGATTACTTTgccaaaaaaaatgaagaaagaaagcaaaataaagtgGATGCTAAATTAAGAGCCAGGCA agatcAAGAAGGAAGACATAAGTTAGGGCATGCTGAAATG AGATCTCTAGAAGGAAAGATTGGATGCTTACTGAAGTTTTCAGGCGATCTAGATGATCAGACCTGTAGAGAAGATTTACACATCCTTTTCTCAAATCATGGTGAAATAAAATGgattgactttgttagaggagcAAAAGAG ggaataattctttttaaagaaaaagccaaGGATGCACTGGAGAAAGCCAAAAAGGCAAATAATGGTAGCCTACAATTAAGGAACAAAAAAGTGAGTTGGAAAGTACTAGAAGGACATGTGGAGAgagatgcattaaaaaaaatcatagaggaTCAACAAGAATCCCTAAGCAAATGGAAGGCAAAAg GTCGCAGatttaaaggaaaaggaaagggaaatagAGGTGCCCATCCTGGGTCTGCTAAGGGAAAAGTACACTTTCAGGGCAGGAGAACAAGATTTGATAGTGATTCTGACCGTG GACcaatgaagagaggaagagatgacagagacagaggagagccGGCATCAAAGTaccagaaaacagaaaatggtTCTAGAGACAAGTAG
- the Mettl5 gene encoding rRNA N6-adenosine-methyltransferase METTL5 isoform X1, with product MKKLRLKELESRLQQVDGFEKPKLLLEQYPTRPHIAACMLYTIHNTYDDIENKVVADLGCGCGVLSIGAAMLGAGLCIGFDIDEDALEIFNRNVEEFELTNVDMVQYDVHSLSNRMSKSFDTVIMNPPFGTKNNKGMDMVFLKTALDMARTAVYSLHKSSTREHIQKKAMEWKIKIEIIAELRYDLPASYNFHKKKSVDIDVDLIRFSFQKPPKTKSSLKSN from the exons ATGAAGAAGTTAAGGCTGAAGGAATTAGAGAGTCGCCTGCAGCAAGTGGATGGATTCGAAAAGCCCAAGCTGCTTCTAGAACAGTATCCGACCAGGCCGCACATTGCAG catGCATGCTCTATACAATCCATAACACATATGATGATATTGAAAACAAAGTGGTTGCTGATCTAGGATGTGGTTGCGGAGTACTTAGCATCGGAGCTGCAATGTTAGGAGCAGG GTTGTGTATTGGATTTGACATAGATGAAGATGCATTGGAAATATTTAATagaaatgtggaagagtttgagtTAACAAATGTTGATATGGTTCAGTATGATGTGCACTCATTATCTAACAGAATGTCCAAGTCATTTGATACAGTCATCATGAATCCTCCCTTtggaaccaaaaataataaag GGATGGATATGGTTTTTCTAAAGACAGCTTTGGATATGGCCAGAACAGCAGTATATTCTTTACACAAATCCTCAACTAGAGAA CATATTCAAAAGAAAGCCATGGAATGgaaaataaagatagaaattaTTGCAG AGCTTCGTTATGACCTGCCAGCATCATATAACTTTCataaaaagaaatca GTGGACATTGATGTGGACCTAATTCGGTTTTCTTTTCAAAAGCCTCCAAAGACAAAAAGCAGCTTAAAATCTAACTaa
- the Mettl5 gene encoding rRNA N6-adenosine-methyltransferase METTL5 isoform X2: MKKLRLKELESRLQQVDGFEKPKLLLEQYPTRPHIAACMLYTIHNTYDDIENKVVADLGCGCGVLSIGAAMLGAGLCIGFDIDEDALEIFNRNVEEFELTNVDMVQYDVHSLSNRMSKSFDTVIMNPPFGTKNNKGMDMVFLKTALDMARTAVYSLHKSSTRESFVMTCQHHITFIKRNQWTLMWT, encoded by the exons ATGAAGAAGTTAAGGCTGAAGGAATTAGAGAGTCGCCTGCAGCAAGTGGATGGATTCGAAAAGCCCAAGCTGCTTCTAGAACAGTATCCGACCAGGCCGCACATTGCAG catGCATGCTCTATACAATCCATAACACATATGATGATATTGAAAACAAAGTGGTTGCTGATCTAGGATGTGGTTGCGGAGTACTTAGCATCGGAGCTGCAATGTTAGGAGCAGG GTTGTGTATTGGATTTGACATAGATGAAGATGCATTGGAAATATTTAATagaaatgtggaagagtttgagtTAACAAATGTTGATATGGTTCAGTATGATGTGCACTCATTATCTAACAGAATGTCCAAGTCATTTGATACAGTCATCATGAATCCTCCCTTtggaaccaaaaataataaag GGATGGATATGGTTTTTCTAAAGACAGCTTTGGATATGGCCAGAACAGCAGTATATTCTTTACACAAATCCTCAACTAGAGAA AGCTTCGTTATGACCTGCCAGCATCATATAACTTTCataaaaagaaatca GTGGACATTGATGTGGACCTAA